Proteins co-encoded in one Armatimonadota bacterium genomic window:
- a CDS encoding ech hydrogenase subunit EchD, with amino-acid sequence MGEAHGHHPELPDIENVQVVPRENLLQRVEELAAQGMRFITTTCIDNGDRFDVYYHFDRNLELTHLLVTLDKDEALPSITPVYFCAFVAENEMKDLFGLHIDGLHVDYQGRMLVSEEVPAPPMRKQVESARRNGDGS; translated from the coding sequence ATGGGCGAGGCGCACGGACATCACCCTGAACTACCTGACATCGAGAACGTACAGGTGGTGCCCAGAGAAAATCTCCTGCAGCGCGTGGAGGAACTCGCCGCACAGGGAATGCGTTTCATCACCACCACCTGTATCGATAACGGCGATCGGTTCGACGTGTATTACCACTTCGACCGCAATCTGGAGCTAACCCATCTGCTGGTCACTCTCGACAAGGACGAGGCGTTACCCAGCATCACGCCCGTCTACTTTTGCGCCTTCGTGGCGGAGAACGAGATGAAGGACCTGTTTGGTCTGCATATAGATGGGCTCCACGTCGACTATCAGGGCAGAATGCTGGTGTCCGAAGAGGTACCTGCGCCTCCCATGCGCAAGCAGGTAGAATCGGCAAGGAGGAACGGCGATGGCAGTTAA
- a CDS encoding NADH ubiquinone oxidoreductase, with amino-acid sequence MKLIDKARMKSPWVLHYNSGSCNGCDIEILSCLTPMYDLERFGIVNVGNPKHADVLLVTGPVTHRGARVLRNLYEQMPSPKAVVAVGTCACSGGVFRDCYNCLGGVDKVIPVDVYIPGCAAKPEAIIEGVLMAVERMSEHMPIKRGK; translated from the coding sequence ATGAAACTGATAGACAAAGCCAGGATGAAATCCCCGTGGGTGCTGCACTACAATTCGGGCAGCTGCAACGGGTGCGATATAGAAATCCTCTCCTGTTTGACCCCGATGTATGACCTCGAACGATTTGGCATCGTGAACGTCGGGAACCCCAAACATGCGGACGTGCTTCTGGTGACCGGTCCGGTAACCCATCGGGGAGCGCGGGTGCTTCGCAACCTGTATGAGCAGATGCCCTCTCCGAAGGCAGTGGTCGCGGTGGGCACCTGTGCCTGTTCCGGCGGCGTATTCCGCGACTGCTATAACTGCCTCGGCGGGGTGGATAAAGTGATACCGGTGGATGTTTATATTCCTGGGTGTGCTGCCAAGCCCGAAGCGATTATCGAAGGCGTGCTCATGGCGGTGGAGCGCATGTCAGAGCACATGCCGATCAAACGTGGAAAGTGA
- the pntA gene encoding NAD(P) transhydrogenase subunit alpha, whose protein sequence is MRIGVTQETFPGETRVALVPSAIAALKKAKAEVLVQTGAGRAAGFSDLEYAEAGATVLPSREEVIASADILLQVRALGANPDGWKADLSLAREGQVWIAMMDPLWAPEPVVEAAQKGMIAFALELVPRITRAQPMDVLSSQSNLAGYKAVLLAASALPKIFPMMMTAAGTITPARVFVIGAGVAGLQAIATARRLGAVVSAYDVRPAVREQVESLGARFVELPLEVQDAQDTGGYAKALGEDFYRRQAEMMKGVLPENDVVITTAAVPGQRAPVLITREMVEGMRPGSVIVDLAAERGGNCELTQPGQTVVHQGVTIMGPANLPATIPYHASQLYAKNISSFTLNLLKEGELRLDMEDQILSETLLTRDGQVVHPRVREKLGVST, encoded by the coding sequence ATGCGTATCGGAGTCACGCAGGAAACTTTTCCGGGCGAAACACGGGTAGCGCTGGTTCCGTCGGCGATCGCTGCGCTGAAGAAGGCGAAGGCAGAGGTGCTGGTGCAGACGGGGGCAGGTAGGGCAGCGGGATTTTCCGATCTGGAGTACGCCGAAGCAGGGGCGACCGTACTGCCCTCACGCGAGGAGGTGATCGCCAGCGCGGATATTCTCCTGCAGGTGCGTGCGCTGGGAGCAAACCCTGATGGCTGGAAAGCAGACCTGTCGCTGGCGCGGGAGGGGCAGGTGTGGATTGCGATGATGGACCCGCTCTGGGCGCCTGAGCCGGTTGTCGAGGCAGCTCAGAAGGGCATGATTGCCTTTGCGCTGGAGCTGGTTCCGCGCATCACACGTGCCCAGCCGATGGACGTACTCTCCTCGCAATCCAACCTCGCAGGCTACAAGGCGGTGCTGCTGGCGGCTTCGGCTCTGCCCAAAATCTTCCCCATGATGATGACCGCCGCGGGCACCATTACTCCGGCTCGCGTGTTTGTCATCGGCGCGGGGGTGGCGGGCTTGCAGGCGATAGCCACTGCCAGGCGACTGGGAGCGGTAGTCAGCGCATACGATGTGCGTCCTGCTGTTCGCGAACAGGTGGAAAGCCTGGGAGCACGCTTCGTGGAGCTGCCTCTGGAAGTACAGGACGCACAAGACACGGGTGGCTACGCCAAGGCTCTGGGGGAAGACTTCTACCGCCGGCAGGCGGAGATGATGAAAGGCGTACTGCCCGAGAACGATGTGGTGATTACCACCGCAGCGGTGCCGGGACAGCGCGCACCGGTGTTGATTACCCGCGAGATGGTGGAAGGAATGCGCCCCGGCTCGGTGATTGTGGACCTTGCGGCAGAGCGCGGAGGCAACTGTGAACTGACCCAGCCCGGGCAAACGGTGGTGCATCAGGGAGTGACCATCATGGGTCCCGCCAATCTCCCAGCCACCATACCCTATCATGCCAGCCAGCTCTACGCCAAGAACATCAGCAGCTTCACCCTGAACTTGCTCAAAGAAGGTGAACTGAGGCTGGACATGGAGGACCAGATTCTCAGCGAGACGCTGCTAACGCGGGACGGGCAGGTGGTTCATCCGCGCGTTCGCGAAAAGCTGGGTGTGAGCACGTAA
- a CDS encoding NADH dehydrogenase encodes MAVKTILPFGPQHPVLPEAIQLRITLEDENIGQVLPALGYIHRGIEKAGEKNDYPLNVYLVERICGICSATHGLAYCLAVEKLLGIEPPPRANYLRVVWTELHRLHSHLLWLGLLADAFGFESLFMHLWRIREMVMDVLEKTAGNRVIISVNTIGGVRRDMADEQIEETLNTLAECEKQLNAILPVILEDYTVKKRTVGKGVLTADQALRLGAVGPTLRASGVAQDVRMTGYAAYGELNFQPVVEQAGDSYARAVVRARECFQTIDLIRQALQRLPEGDIQTKPRGNPNGKAIARVEAPRGELMYFVVGNGTKNLERMRVRTPTLANVPTLLEMLPGAEFADVPVITLSIDPCISCTER; translated from the coding sequence ATGGCAGTTAAAACCATTTTGCCCTTCGGTCCCCAGCATCCCGTCCTGCCCGAGGCGATACAGCTGCGCATCACGCTGGAAGATGAGAATATCGGGCAGGTATTGCCCGCCCTGGGATACATCCATCGAGGTATCGAGAAGGCGGGCGAGAAAAACGACTACCCGCTGAACGTGTACCTGGTAGAGCGCATCTGCGGTATCTGCAGTGCCACACACGGACTGGCTTACTGCCTGGCGGTGGAAAAACTGCTGGGCATCGAGCCACCGCCGCGTGCCAACTACCTGCGCGTGGTGTGGACGGAACTGCATCGTCTGCACAGCCACCTGCTCTGGCTGGGGTTGCTGGCAGATGCGTTTGGCTTTGAGAGCCTGTTCATGCATCTCTGGCGCATCCGCGAGATGGTGATGGACGTTCTGGAGAAGACGGCGGGCAACCGGGTGATTATCTCCGTCAATACCATCGGCGGAGTGCGCCGCGATATGGCGGATGAGCAGATAGAAGAAACACTGAATACCCTTGCCGAATGCGAGAAGCAGCTGAACGCGATACTGCCTGTGATACTGGAGGACTACACCGTCAAGAAGCGCACCGTCGGTAAAGGCGTATTGACCGCCGACCAGGCTTTACGTCTTGGCGCTGTGGGTCCTACTCTACGGGCAAGTGGGGTCGCGCAAGATGTGCGCATGACGGGCTACGCCGCATACGGCGAGCTCAACTTCCAGCCCGTGGTAGAACAGGCAGGCGACAGCTACGCGCGCGCCGTGGTGCGGGCGCGAGAGTGTTTCCAGACTATCGACCTGATCCGTCAAGCGCTGCAACGCCTGCCCGAGGGCGACATTCAAACGAAACCGCGCGGCAACCCGAACGGTAAAGCCATTGCGCGTGTGGAAGCACCGCGTGGTGAGCTGATGTACTTCGTGGTGGGCAACGGTACCAAGAATCTGGAGCGGATGCGCGTGCGGACTCCAACACTCGCCAACGTGCCGACCTTGCTGGAGATGCTGCCCGGCGCGGAGTTCGCCGACGTGCCGGTAATCACTCTGTCCATCGACCCGTGCATCAGCTGCACGGAGCGTTGA
- the pntB gene encoding NAD(P) transhydrogenase subunit beta, with protein sequence MSTQEIIAQASYIVAAALFILSLKWLSAVPTARRGVIAGEVGMVLAIGATLMLPEIVSYKWIILTLLIGTAIGIPIAYLMPMTHVPQRTALSHSFGGLAVGLVGTSKYYLWNAQEPERLTTFITAVLCFEVLLGFLTFTGSLMAFGKLQEIIPTRPIVYRGQNFVNLSVLAIAIAIGVYLVIHPAQTALFPIYIVLALAFGVMLILPIGGADMPTVIALLNSYAGISASAMGFVLQNKLLVVAGALDGSSGFILSVIMCKAMNRSFTNVLFGAFGQVSPQALKTEERTVRSATPEEAADILLAASSVVIIPGYGMAVAQAQHKVRELFDQLTRRGIDVKFGIHPVAGRMPGHMNVLLAEADIPYDRLFEMEDINSEMPHTDVALVIGANDVVNPAAKHDKGSPIYGMPIIEADKARTVMVIKRSMNPGFAGIENELYYMDKTLMLFGDAKAYLSELVKVIGQEK encoded by the coding sequence ATGAGCACGCAGGAGATCATCGCGCAAGCCAGCTACATCGTCGCCGCGGCGCTGTTTATCCTGTCGCTGAAGTGGCTCAGCGCGGTACCTACTGCCCGTCGTGGGGTCATCGCGGGGGAAGTAGGTATGGTTCTCGCTATCGGTGCCACCCTGATGTTGCCCGAGATTGTGAGCTATAAATGGATTATCCTCACCCTGCTCATCGGCACAGCCATCGGTATCCCCATCGCTTACCTGATGCCGATGACTCATGTGCCTCAGCGAACCGCCCTCTCGCACTCTTTTGGCGGTCTGGCGGTAGGACTGGTGGGAACCTCCAAGTACTACCTGTGGAATGCTCAGGAACCCGAACGCCTCACTACCTTCATCACGGCGGTGCTGTGCTTCGAAGTGTTGCTGGGCTTCCTCACCTTCACCGGTAGCCTGATGGCTTTCGGCAAGCTGCAGGAGATTATCCCCACTCGCCCCATCGTGTATCGTGGGCAGAACTTCGTGAACCTTTCCGTGCTGGCGATCGCCATCGCCATCGGTGTGTACCTGGTCATCCACCCTGCGCAGACGGCGCTGTTTCCGATTTACATCGTGCTGGCACTGGCTTTTGGCGTGATGCTGATTCTGCCCATCGGTGGCGCGGACATGCCGACGGTGATTGCGCTGTTGAACTCCTACGCGGGCATCTCGGCGTCAGCAATGGGCTTCGTGCTGCAGAATAAGCTGCTGGTGGTTGCGGGCGCACTGGACGGCTCGTCGGGCTTCATCCTCTCGGTCATCATGTGCAAGGCGATGAACCGTTCTTTCACGAACGTGCTGTTCGGCGCGTTCGGGCAGGTGTCGCCGCAGGCACTGAAGACGGAGGAGCGCACGGTGCGCAGCGCGACTCCCGAAGAGGCAGCGGATATCCTGCTGGCAGCGTCGTCGGTGGTTATCATCCCTGGCTACGGGATGGCGGTGGCACAGGCACAGCATAAGGTGCGCGAGCTGTTTGACCAGCTCACCCGACGCGGTATCGACGTGAAGTTTGGCATCCACCCGGTAGCGGGACGTATGCCCGGACACATGAACGTGCTGCTGGCAGAGGCAGACATCCCCTACGACCGCCTGTTCGAGATGGAGGACATCAACTCTGAAATGCCACATACCGACGTGGCGCTGGTCATCGGGGCGAACGATGTGGTGAACCCCGCTGCCAAGCATGATAAGGGCAGCCCCATCTACGGAATGCCCATCATTGAGGCGGACAAGGCGCGCACGGTGATGGTCATCAAGCGCAGTATGAACCCCGGCTTCGCAGGCATTGAAAACGAACTGTACTATATGGACAAGACGTTGATGCTTTTCGGCGATGCGAAGGCGTACCTGAGCGAGCTGGTGAAGGTGATTGGGCAGGAGAAGTGA
- a CDS encoding pyridine nucleotide transhydrogenase subunit alpha encodes MNIQEILNYIFVFVLATFIGFEVIRRVSPLLHTPLMSLTNAISAISLVGALLVLGAEHDTLSMVLAGVAVTAAAINVVSGFLITDRMLKMFKKREPGERGRSS; translated from the coding sequence ATGAACATACAGGAGATTCTCAACTACATATTCGTCTTTGTGCTGGCAACCTTCATCGGCTTCGAGGTGATACGTCGGGTATCGCCGCTACTGCACACACCACTGATGTCGCTCACCAACGCCATCTCCGCGATTAGCCTGGTAGGCGCGTTGCTGGTGCTGGGGGCGGAGCATGATACGCTCTCGATGGTGCTGGCGGGCGTCGCGGTCACTGCTGCGGCGATTAACGTGGTCAGCGGTTTTCTCATCACCGACCGCATGTTGAAGATGTTCAAGAAGCGTGAGCCGGGCGAGCGAGGGAGGTCGTCATGA
- a CDS encoding DNA-binding protein, translating to MTTSYCFADTGFFYALVDRGDAWHAASVSVLRDVQRKGLVVMTSDFVVAETHALLLHRLGRHAALQWLDNLSEWVLVEAAFRTDLYQAYEILHHYADHEFTLTDAISFSLMRRLGIRVGLTMDRHFAAYGEDLLLFPLFGTEIP from the coding sequence ATGACGACATCATACTGCTTCGCCGATACGGGATTTTTCTATGCTCTTGTGGACAGAGGGGATGCCTGGCACGCTGCATCGGTCAGTGTCTTGCGGGATGTGCAGCGAAAGGGCTTGGTGGTAATGACCTCCGATTTTGTCGTTGCTGAAACGCACGCTTTACTATTGCACCGGTTAGGAAGACACGCGGCGTTGCAGTGGCTGGATAATTTATCCGAATGGGTGCTTGTAGAAGCGGCTTTTCGGACAGACCTTTATCAGGCTTACGAGATACTGCACCATTATGCCGATCATGAATTTACTCTTACTGATGCGATCTCCTTCTCCCTGATGCGCAGACTGGGCATTCGTGTGGGATTGACAATGGACAGGCACTTCGCCGCATACGGGGAAGACCTCTTACTCTTTCCTCTGTTTGGAACAGAAATTCCCTAA